DNA from Solanum stenotomum isolate F172 chromosome 3, ASM1918654v1, whole genome shotgun sequence:
TCAATTGGAGGTTCCATCAATCATAAACATGATAACAATGCCCAGAAAGTGACATATATAACAATCTTTATCCCACTGAATATTTCAAATCTTAAAAAGGAAATGCAAAGCATATACATACCAGTCATCAGGGTCAGATTTCAAAGCTCGATCAAAGTAAGTGTGGGCACGAGCAGCGTCTTTCTGAGTTTGCCATATCAGTTCAGCGTACAGTGACAACGCATTACCATCATTCGGGTTTGCTAAAATCGCTCTTCCGCAGTATTCCTCAGCTTTTTCTAAATCAGCCCTAACCTGTTTGCATCAATAATTGGCATCCCACGAATCAATAAATCAGTGTAGTAGTAAAAAATGAATCAATTAAACAACTCAAAACAAAATTAGGCGGATGGAGCTGTTTTGAACCTATCAAGTCAAAATTCTGGATCTGAATTTATAAAAGGCAGAGGAAATTTCATCTAGAATTTTTTTACCTCTTTCAAGAATCTGGCGTAATTGGCCAGAAGGAGACCATTTCCTGGGTGGGCTTCGATCATTTTCTGGTAATAGGCATCTATACTATCAGGGCCATGCCAACTATTTGAATCATGAGAATCAGACCCATCTCCACCATGCGACCCTCCGCCACCGCAAACTttacctcctcctcctcctcctccatcTACACCACCCGCCACCAGAGACTGCAACACCCTCCCTTTCTCCTCAACCGCCACACTAGCCTCCTCCTCCGCATTCCCCAAACCAGAATTCGACAACAACCTCCTCACCTCCGTCAAACCCACTTCGTTATTCTTTAGCTTCGGAGTCTTCGCCTCTCTTTTTGTTCCGTTTTTGTTCTTCTTCGGAACAGCTGGATCTCGTGGGTCCAACTCGCACATACATCTATTAGGTGCATGTTTCGTCGGAGACGTATGTTTCGCCGGAGTTTCATCCGGACCAAACGACGTCGACATTAACACAGATCGTGTCCTGTTCAATTGCTGGGTCGTTATGGGTAATAAATCGGATTCCGGCGACGACCCACATGGTTTCGGTTTCCATGAATTAAGTAAAGGGGTTGATGAGCTTCTCAATAACATATTTTTCGTCGGATCAATTTGCAGATCGGTTTATCTGATTCAGAAGCAAAAGGTGAGTAACCTCCGCTGCCCTCCTTTGGGGGAGAGAGTGTGAAGTTGTTGGCACAATTGATTGAATGGTTTTATAGAAGCAAAATAATCGCTGATAAAAGTAAATCTAAAACCATTGATTGGACAAATAAAGCGGAAACGACTAAAGTCTAGATTAATACTATAAATCTGCATGTTGAATATTTTAAGACGTATAAATCAACGGTTCTAAATAAGCTCCATAATCCAACCATACTGCCGTGGGCCAAGTTCCAAATATGATTGAGCCTCTACGTGGTGACCCCACGATGGAACCTTACATAAATCTATCTTTTCTAGGTTATTCATCGACATGATTGAAACATTCCTCTGTTTTATTACTCTATCCGTCCCATTTTTTGTGGcactattttctttttgatcAATCTAAAAATGAATGTCACATTTTTTCtaatatgataaatatttaaatgtacAATTAATCTTTTACCCTTATTGATCCcatttaatcttaaaataatattccaatacatttatgaggagagataaaagtgagtctactttttaaagggcaatttggtaaacatttcaaagtcttcatttatttcttaaatttcatgcccgatcaaatgttgccacataaaatgagacggagagaatattaaaaatagttatctcaTATTAATTTGtccattttattaaataaaaatatatacatatactattTACACTTGAGCACTATATGTTATACACATAATCAGATAGTCCAAATATATTGGTCAATTATTTTCNAATGAATGTCACATTTTTTCTAATATGATAAGTATTTAAATGTACAATTCATCTTTTACCCTTATTGATCCcatttaatcttaaaataatattccaatacatttatgaggagagataaaagtgagtctactttttaaaggacaatttggtaaacatttcaaaatcttcatttatttcttaaatttcgtgccCGATCAAatattgccacataaaatgagacggagagaatattaaaaatagttatctcaTATTAATTTGtccattttattaaataaaaatatatacatatactattTACACTTGAGCACTATATGTTATACACATAATCAGATAGTCCAAATATATTGGTCAATTATTTTCACTCCCACGATCACTTGACAGTAGACTATGTAAAAATTAGCATTCGTTTTCACCCTCAAGATCActtgattaataaaaattagCCCGAATGGTCAATTTTGGGACCGGTTTAAAATGTAATCGTGAGATATAAACTtcttaaggaaaaaataatactatatgAATAAGAAAACTCTCCCTAACTTAAACACTAACAACTTCATAAAACTTTGATAGAGTTTAAATTCTATTTATGGGTTCAGTTCAGacttttatcaaattaaatttcagaaataattaATGGATTGAGTTTAATCTTTCACACTTGAAGGGcaaaaatttgtataattttaaatttcatggCATTCAAATTTTTGGAACTAGGTTCTACAAATTTGTTGTCCTTAAGCTTCATGAATGATTCATAATgttcaaaaatcttttttagtCAAATTTCAAAGATACATGGAATTCAAACTTCACAATTAAATTGTGAAAGTTAGTTGGGAGTTCTAAACCAAACTTTTATCAATTCAAAGTTGAAACTCCAGGTTCATGGAATTCAAGGtaataaatgttcaaaaactcaaataacGTTTCCCTATAGTTTTCCGCGTTTAAACTTGACGTATTTTTGCCATTAGTATCCTCACGTTAAAAAGTAGTTAAGATACTGAATTATTTTCCAACACTTTCACAAAAAAGGACTTTCAAAAATGGTGTTCACTATTGAGAATCTACGGCCCAGAAAGGTCGATAATTGAATAGCCTATGCAATTGCTCCATCTTTATATTACACACTCGGGACTAACAAGTTGTAGTAACCTTTTTTTTGGTACAAGAAATTGTAACTATTCCATTGCAATTTAAGTTTCTAAATTCTAAATAATTTTGTAACATGAAGAAACACACAGCTGTGTGGGTTGGATTACCAGTTACTAATGAGAAATGTTCATACTGTTAAATAACACCAAATCAAAAGGACCTTTCTCAAATGATTGAATCTTCCTAGAAGCTGTCACATAATTGCAAATTGACACAGATTATTTTTGCATGTTGAAAACGACTTGAACAAACAGTTTCTCCTCATTTCCTTCTTTAAGTTTCCACATACCGACGTCAAAACACTTCAAATCCATGGAATTTTACACAGGTTGAACATTTCAAAGACTCAAGATCCCTCAATTATTCTACCAAAGATTCCATCTGAATATAACTGAGGACTATTTTGGGGTTTGATGGCACATCTAATGCACGAATAACACGATACTAAAGTGAAGTTAAAAGAGGTCCTTGTTGACAATGATTCAACATAACCATTAACCAAACACGTTATAATAGAGACAATCAAAAGTGTTAT
Protein-coding regions in this window:
- the LOC125857941 gene encoding uncharacterized protein LOC125857941 translates to MLLRSSSTPLLNSWKPKPCGSSPESDLLPITTQQLNRTRSVLMSTSFGPDETPAKHTSPTKHAPNRCMCELDPRDPAVPKKNKNGTKREAKTPKLKNNEVGLTEVRRLLSNSGLGNAEEEASVAVEEKGRVLQSLVAGGVDGGGGGGGKVCGGGGSHGGDGSDSHDSNSWHGPDSIDAYYQKMIEAHPGNGLLLANYARFLKEVRADLEKAEEYCGRAILANPNDGNALSLYAELIWQTQKDAARAHTYFDRALKSDPDDCYVLGSYARFMWDAGEEYENEGEDDELSRQFGIQHENSAPAQNFFGAPSHRPPLTAAS